The Phalacrocorax carbo chromosome 28, bPhaCar2.1, whole genome shotgun sequence genome has a window encoding:
- the LOC135318042 gene encoding feather beta keratin, which yields MSCYDLCRPCGPTPLANSCNEPCVRQCQDSRVVIEPSPVVVTLPGPILSSFPQNTVVGSTTSAAVGSILSAEGVPISSGGFNFSGLGGRYYGRRCLPC from the coding sequence ATGTCCTGCTACGATCTGTGCCGTCCCTGTGGGCCAACCCCGCTTGCCaacagctgcaacgagccctgtgtcaggcagtgccaggactcCCGGGTGGTGATCGAACCGTCTcccgtggtggtgaccctgcccggacccatcctcagctccttcccccagaaCACCGTTGTGGGATCCACCACCTCCGCTGCCGTTGGCAGCATCCTGAGCGCTGAGggagtgcccatctcctccgggGGCTTTAACTTCTCCGGCCTTGGTGGCCGCTACTACGGCAGAAGGTGCCTGCCCTGCTAA